Sequence from the Alkalispirochaeta americana genome:
AACCTCCTCAAGCCCCCGAGCCATGGAAGCGCCCGCTTTTCCGGCCCCCACCACCATTATCTCGTCGAACCGGGCCAGATCGAAGGTGCGGGTCAGCCCCTCGGCCTCGATCACGAGCAGATTGTCCTGAAGCCGGAGGCTTCGGGTGATCAGCCGAACCGGATCAACCCGATCCAGGGCGGCCCGGGCGACCGCTTCTGCCCGGGCGTGCGAAAAGTACGCGGTCCTCTGAAGGTTGCTCATTCTGCCGTTCCTTTGCTGGTTCTTGCTTTGCTTCTCCCTGGGGGATCCGATGTGCCGAGGGCCTTTTCCAGGTTCGCCTGAAGCCAGGGAACCGGCTGTAGTCGAAGGCCCTCCCGGAAGGCCTCGGCTGCCCCGGCAGGGTCCTGGCAATGATTGAGCAGAAGCGTGCCCAGATTGTTCCAGGCCGGTACGTTGCTCGGGTCCAGACGAAGAGCCTCGTCCAGAGCCTGCCGGGCTCCCGGGATATCACCCTCTTCCATGGCCCGGTTTCCCCGAAGATAGCTCTCACGGGAGAGCCGGGCCTGGTGGAACCGCTCGGGATCCCGGCATATCTCGCAGCGCATCTCCAGGAAAGCCCGATCCTGCCGGGGACAGTCCTCGTCCAGAGACCTCTGGTACATCTCTGCTGCCTGATGGGGTTTTCCCCACTGATAATAGAGATCGCCCAGAACCCGAAGGCGCGGAAAATGGTCACCCAGGCGGGAAAGCTCGTGAAGGAAGAGCTCCTCCGCCTGGGAGAACTTCTCCTGCGCAAGGAACGCCAGGCCAAGATTATGGCGAACTCCGGGGCGATCGCCGTCAAGAGCCAGGAGAGCGAGAAAAGAACGCTCGGCCTCGGCGTGCCGCCCAAGGGCGTAGGCGTTCAGACCGGTTCGTTCCAGATACTTCGTCCGCAGACGGGAAAAAAGGCGTTTCATTACGTGTTCCGTGTTCCGTGTTCCCTGTTCCTTGAAAAATCAGGGGCGCCCCGAGGGGCACCCCGCCACAATGGGAAAACTAAATCCTAGACGATGAAGGACAAAACCGCCACCAGGGCGAACGCCACAGACCCTTCAACCAGCGTTGCCGTGGTGTAGGTCTTGTAGGCCGTACTGACCTCCATATCGGAGAACTGCGAGACAACCCAGAAATAGGAGTCGTTGGCGTGGGAGACAACCATGGCTCCGGCACCAATGGCAATAACTGTCAGGGCCGGGTTCAGTCCAAGACCGGCCAGCAAGGGCGCCATGATCGAGGCTGTGGTGATAATCGCCACGGTGGAAGAGCCCTGGGCTGATTTGATTGCCGCCGAGATAATGAAGGGCAGGAAAATTCCCAGGGGAAGGGTTGCAAGGTTGTTCTCAATGAAGTCCACCATGGGCGAATTTTGAAGGACCCGGCCAAAGGCTCCTCCGGCACCGGTGATCGCCAGAATGAGGGCGGCGTTGCGGATTCCCTCGGCACTCCAGTCGTTGATCGCTTCGGTGAGGGCCTCCTTCTTCACCAGAAGGAACGACAGGAGCACACCGATGATCAGGGCCGTTACGGGATCACCCACAAAGCGCAGGAACGTGGCAAACCCGCCCTCGCCCAGGGGTTTCGTGGGAAACTCGGCCAGAGATTTCAGAAGAATCAGTGCAATCGGCACCAGGAGGGGCAGAAACGAGAGAAACGTCGAGGGAAGGTCCCCGTATTTTGCCTTGATCGTCTCGTAAT
This genomic interval carries:
- a CDS encoding GntP family permease; this translates as MVSGGLALFFLVLAVALLIVLTARVKLNAFLALLIVAYAYGMAIGLPPLEIINHIRGGFGGTLGYIGIVIIAGTIMGTVLEKTGAAYSMTNAILKVVGKKRSPLAMSMAGYVVSIPVFCDSGYVILSPLNKALAKETGQSMAVMAVALATGLYATHTMVPPTPGPIAAAGIVGADLGAVIGLGLLVSIPAMLAGYIWAVKFACKYKIEPKLAEDYETIKAKYGDLPSTFLSFLPLLVPIALILLKSLAEFPTKPLGEGGFATFLRFVGDPVTALIIGVLLSFLLVKKEALTEAINDWSAEGIRNAALILAITGAGGAFGRVLQNSPMVDFIENNLATLPLGIFLPFIISAAIKSAQGSSTVAIITTASIMAPLLAGLGLNPALTVIAIGAGAMVVSHANDSYFWVVSQFSDMEVSTAYKTYTTATLVEGSVAFALVAVLSFIV
- a CDS encoding tetratricopeptide repeat protein, with amino-acid sequence MKRLFSRLRTKYLERTGLNAYALGRHAEAERSFLALLALDGDRPGVRHNLGLAFLAQEKFSQAEELFLHELSRLGDHFPRLRVLGDLYYQWGKPHQAAEMYQRSLDEDCPRQDRAFLEMRCEICRDPERFHQARLSRESYLRGNRAMEEGDIPGARQALDEALRLDPSNVPAWNNLGTLLLNHCQDPAGAAEAFREGLRLQPVPWLQANLEKALGTSDPPGRSKARTSKGTAE